A genomic segment from Chitinophaga flava encodes:
- a CDS encoding glucosaminidase domain-containing protein, which translates to MQVRKFLLVVSFLIGCLPLMLKAQKMTTQQYIATYKSIAIDEMRRSGVPAAIKLAQGILETQSGNGTLCLQSNNHFGIKCKNTWTGKTIRYDDDAAQECFRVYDNARDSYKDHSDFLRNNPRYSFLFQFDADDYKSWAFGLKQAGYATNKTYPQQLIKIIEDNNLQLYTLIAMGKAAPEQGSFDEKTPIYAGNNNKPDTKPTSSKNNHTGYNKPVAGNYPKGVFEINGRRVVFVKAGTSLIQLASQHSIRLSKLVRFNDLENDNPPRKDMFIFLQKKGKRGSKEFHSVSNGETMHDIAQAEGMRLRWLRRRNKMYEGEEPAAGQRLTLDGYASNAPRLAKNTRILKEEDQEPPEDFSPRKEIDKMKEEMGKPTQGGVAAVPESKPAPQQGGVPTGMVEDLKKVGDVGTNGTAKATLPPASTPAPAPQPPVYKPAPAPAPVPQAGTRYHDVQPKETLYGIARMYNKSVTQLQEWNNLQGFDIKIGQRLLVNK; encoded by the coding sequence ATGCAAGTAAGAAAATTTTTGTTGGTAGTCAGTTTTCTTATTGGCTGCTTGCCGCTGATGCTGAAGGCTCAGAAAATGACCACTCAGCAGTACATTGCTACCTATAAAAGCATCGCTATCGATGAAATGCGCCGCAGTGGCGTGCCCGCAGCTATCAAACTGGCACAGGGTATTCTCGAAACACAGTCCGGTAACGGTACCCTGTGTTTGCAGTCCAACAACCACTTCGGTATCAAATGTAAAAACACCTGGACCGGTAAAACCATCCGATATGATGACGATGCCGCTCAGGAATGTTTCCGCGTATACGACAATGCCAGAGACTCCTATAAGGACCACTCCGACTTTTTACGCAACAATCCCCGCTATTCTTTCCTGTTCCAGTTTGATGCCGATGATTACAAATCCTGGGCTTTCGGACTTAAACAGGCTGGTTATGCTACCAATAAAACCTATCCGCAACAGCTGATCAAGATTATTGAAGACAATAACCTGCAGTTATACACGCTGATCGCTATGGGTAAAGCTGCCCCGGAACAAGGTAGCTTTGATGAAAAAACACCCATATATGCCGGCAATAACAATAAACCAGATACCAAACCAACCTCTTCCAAAAACAACCATACGGGATATAATAAGCCGGTAGCCGGCAACTACCCCAAAGGTGTGTTTGAGATTAACGGCCGTAGAGTGGTATTCGTAAAAGCCGGTACCTCCCTGATTCAACTGGCCAGCCAGCACAGTATCCGCCTTAGCAAACTGGTGCGCTTCAACGATCTGGAAAACGATAATCCTCCCCGTAAAGACATGTTTATCTTCCTGCAAAAGAAAGGTAAAAGAGGCAGCAAGGAGTTTCACAGTGTAAGCAATGGAGAAACCATGCACGACATTGCGCAGGCTGAAGGTATGCGTTTGAGATGGTTGCGCCGCCGCAACAAGATGTATGAAGGGGAAGAGCCGGCAGCAGGCCAGCGCCTTACGCTCGACGGCTATGCCTCCAATGCTCCCCGTCTGGCTAAAAACACCCGGATATTAAAAGAAGAAGATCAGGAACCACCGGAAGATTTTTCTCCCCGCAAGGAAATCGATAAGATGAAGGAAGAAATGGGCAAACCAACCCAGGGTGGAGTGGCCGCTGTGCCGGAATCCAAACCTGCTCCCCAGCAGGGTGGTGTACCAACAGGCATGGTGGAAGACCTGAAAAAAGTAGGAGATGTGGGTACTAATGGTACGGCTAAAGCTACGCTGCCACCAGCATCTACGCCTGCACCGGCGCCTCAGCCTCCGGTGTACAAGCCTGCACCGGCACCCGCACCGGTTCCACAAGCGGGTACCCGTTATCACGATGTACAGCCCAAAGAAACGCTGTACGGTATTGCCAGGATGTACAACAAATCTGTAACCCAGTTACAGGAATGGAATAATTTGCAGGGCTTCGATATTAAAATAGGACAGCGCCTGTTAGTGAATAAGTAA
- a CDS encoding O-methyltransferase yields the protein MELISAAAEAFSEKYTSPEGEVLYKLNRETHLKVELPHMLSGHVQGRFLQMVSHMIRPRRILELGTYTGYSAICLAAGLPEDGMLHTVDINEELETLCLQYFEASGYSDKIKMHIGKAAEVIDSLDEVFDLVFIDADKAGYVHYYDLVWEKLRPGGFILADNVLYHGQVLQPENEQGSQAKAMVRFCEKVLADDRAEQVLITLRDGLLLIRKK from the coding sequence ATGGAGCTCATATCAGCGGCAGCAGAGGCATTTTCAGAGAAGTATACTAGTCCGGAAGGTGAGGTGCTGTATAAATTAAATCGTGAAACGCATCTGAAAGTGGAGTTGCCACATATGCTCAGCGGCCATGTACAGGGCCGTTTTTTGCAGATGGTGAGTCACATGATACGTCCGCGCCGTATTCTGGAACTGGGCACTTATACCGGCTATTCCGCTATTTGTCTGGCTGCCGGCCTCCCGGAAGATGGAATGCTCCATACTGTAGATATCAATGAAGAACTGGAAACCCTTTGCCTTCAGTATTTTGAAGCATCCGGGTATTCTGATAAAATAAAAATGCATATTGGTAAAGCAGCCGAAGTGATCGATTCACTGGATGAAGTGTTTGACCTCGTGTTTATTGATGCTGACAAAGCCGGTTATGTACATTATTACGACCTGGTTTGGGAAAAATTACGCCCCGGCGGATTTATCCTGGCCGACAATGTACTGTATCACGGACAGGTATTACAGCCGGAAAATGAGCAGGGCAGTCAGGCCAAAGCCATGGTGAGATTCTGTGAAAAAGTGCTGGCCGATGACCGTGCAGAACAGGTGTTGATCACCCTGCGCGATGGCCTCCTGCTGATCAGAAAAAAATAA
- a CDS encoding LOG family protein, whose amino-acid sequence MNDSLKNLKERDWTETRAHSSWQIFKIMAEFVDGFESLAKIGPCISIFGSARTKPGNRYYDLAQDIAKRLAEEGFGIITGGGPGVMEAANKGAQAAHGKSVGANITLPHEQNPNGFIDPDKRLNFDYFFVRKVMFTKYSQGFVMMPGGFGTMDEFFEVATLIQTKKMEETPMVLVGREYWSGLLEWIRTVMMEKESNINPQDLGLLKLFDTADEVVEYFRVFYTTNKLRPNF is encoded by the coding sequence ATGAATGATAGTTTAAAAAATCTCAAAGAAAGGGACTGGACAGAAACAAGAGCGCATTCCAGCTGGCAGATATTCAAGATCATGGCGGAATTCGTAGATGGCTTTGAGTCACTCGCTAAAATAGGACCTTGTATCTCTATATTCGGCTCTGCCCGTACCAAACCCGGCAACCGTTATTACGACCTGGCACAGGATATAGCCAAAAGACTGGCGGAAGAAGGATTTGGTATCATTACCGGTGGTGGTCCGGGTGTAATGGAGGCGGCCAACAAGGGTGCCCAGGCAGCACATGGAAAATCGGTAGGTGCCAATATCACCCTGCCGCATGAGCAGAATCCCAATGGTTTTATTGATCCCGATAAACGACTCAACTTCGATTATTTCTTTGTCCGCAAAGTAATGTTCACCAAATATTCTCAGGGTTTTGTAATGATGCCCGGTGGATTTGGTACCATGGATGAATTTTTTGAAGTAGCTACCCTTATCCAGACTAAAAAAATGGAGGAAACTCCAATGGTACTGGTAGGCCGCGAATACTGGAGCGGTTTGCTGGAGTGGATCCGTACCGTGATGATGGAAAAAGAGAGCAATATCAACCCACAGGACCTCGGATTGCTGAAACTGTTTGATACAGCTGATGAAGTAGTGGAGTATTTCCGGGTATTTTATACCACCAATAAACTCAGACCTAACTTTTAA
- a CDS encoding TIGR03364 family FAD-dependent oxidoreductase: protein MQQQQADVAVVGAGIVGLAMAYKLAVKGKKVVLFERNSKAISASIRNFGLVWPIGQRAGKMYDRAMHSRSVWKEIAAATGLQCQETGSLHLVYEKDELAVLEEFAQAAPGNGFNCELITPGNIGKYTSAIKTDGLKGALWSPTEMTVNPRVASATIAKYLEEKLNVIVRFNTAVNGISMPYIETKDERWRVDQVYVCSGADFETLYPAAYATAPLTKCKLQMMRTIPQPGNWQLGPALCAGLTLAHYASFNDCAALVPLKQRFQEEMPEYVKWGIHLLISQNGAGELTIGDSHEYGPDFEPFDKAFINDLILKYMHTFLDAPTYTIQEQWHGIYPKLTNGGTELVMSPEKGVTVVNALSGAGMTLSFGLAEELTTATADNF from the coding sequence ATGCAACAACAACAAGCTGACGTAGCGGTAGTAGGCGCAGGCATAGTAGGACTGGCCATGGCTTACAAGCTGGCTGTCAAAGGCAAAAAAGTAGTTTTATTTGAAAGAAACAGCAAAGCTATCAGCGCTTCTATCCGCAACTTCGGGCTGGTATGGCCTATAGGTCAGCGTGCCGGTAAGATGTACGACCGTGCTATGCATAGCCGCAGCGTATGGAAGGAAATTGCTGCCGCCACTGGTCTGCAATGCCAGGAAACAGGTTCTCTGCACCTCGTATACGAAAAGGACGAACTGGCTGTACTGGAAGAATTTGCCCAGGCCGCTCCTGGCAACGGATTTAACTGTGAGCTGATCACTCCAGGCAATATTGGTAAATATACCAGCGCTATTAAAACAGACGGTCTGAAAGGCGCCCTGTGGAGCCCTACAGAAATGACGGTCAACCCCCGTGTTGCCAGCGCTACCATTGCAAAGTACCTGGAAGAAAAACTGAACGTGATCGTTCGTTTTAATACTGCTGTCAACGGTATCAGTATGCCGTATATCGAAACAAAAGACGAACGCTGGAGAGTGGATCAGGTGTATGTATGCAGCGGCGCAGATTTCGAAACATTATACCCGGCAGCCTATGCTACCGCACCGCTGACCAAATGTAAACTGCAGATGATGCGTACCATTCCGCAGCCAGGCAACTGGCAGCTGGGCCCTGCATTATGTGCCGGTCTTACCCTGGCGCACTACGCTTCTTTCAACGACTGTGCTGCATTGGTTCCTCTGAAACAACGTTTTCAGGAAGAGATGCCGGAATACGTGAAATGGGGCATCCATCTTCTTATCTCCCAGAACGGCGCAGGAGAACTGACCATCGGTGACTCTCATGAATATGGTCCGGACTTCGAACCATTTGACAAAGCATTCATCAATGATCTTATCCTGAAATACATGCATACTTTCCTGGATGCACCTACTTATACCATTCAGGAACAATGGCATGGTATCTATCCTAAACTCACCAACGGTGGCACCGAACTGGTGATGTCTCCGGAGAAAGGTGTCACAGTTGTAAATGCACTCAGCGGAGCCGGTATGACACTGTCTTTTGGTTTGGCAGAAGAACTGACAACTGCAACCGCTGATAACTTTTGA